In a genomic window of candidate division WOR-3 bacterium:
- a CDS encoding glycerol-3-phosphate acyltransferase has translation MRLIFFGFITGYLLGSIPFAWIAVWLFKRIDMRNYGTRTVSATMVGVLISKPIAAVIGCLDILKGLIPVYFGKIFFESSSFFAYAAGIGALLGHNWPIWLRFQGGRGVSVVLGVLTVLFPFGVVYLLLMLGLGKLFRLGAIMVIIALSTMPGLAVLFHKPLPFIIFLLSVFLICLTKRIEANRESLPDVNKRAVILRRIFWDRDVPDYHYWLHRQL, from the coding sequence GTGAGGTTAATTTTCTTTGGCTTTATTACTGGTTATTTGTTAGGCTCTATTCCTTTCGCTTGGATTGCAGTTTGGTTGTTTAAACGCATAGATATGCGCAATTATGGTACTAGGACAGTATCGGCGACAATGGTGGGGGTACTGATTTCCAAACCTATTGCGGCTGTAATTGGCTGTTTGGATATTCTTAAAGGATTGATACCGGTTTACTTCGGAAAAATTTTTTTTGAAAGTAGTAGTTTTTTCGCCTATGCTGCGGGAATTGGCGCTCTTCTCGGGCACAACTGGCCTATATGGCTACGCTTTCAGGGGGGAAGAGGAGTAAGTGTTGTTCTTGGCGTTTTGACCGTTCTGTTCCCTTTTGGTGTGGTCTATCTTTTGTTAATGCTCGGGTTAGGTAAGCTTTTCCGATTAGGGGCGATTATGGTTATAATTGCTTTAAGTACAATGCCAGGACTTGCTGTTTTATTTCATAAGCCCCTGCCTTTTATCATTTTTTTGTTATCAGTTTTTCTAATCTGTTTAACCAAGAGAATAGAAGCAAATCGGGAGTCACTACCTGATGTCAACAAAAGGGCTGTTATATTACGCCGGATATTTTGGGATCGTGATGTTCCTGATTATCACTATTGGCTTCATCGTCAACTCTGA
- the rlmN gene encoding 23S rRNA (adenine(2503)-C(2))-methyltransferase RlmN produces MTDIKTLDLDQLLNFVSQMKWEKYRAIQIYQWLWQKNVESFDQMTNLSKTIRAQLAEQFYISRLKLGQIQTSNDGATKFTLELEDQNVIEAVLIIEQNRRTICVSTQVGCALGCRFCATARMGFIRNLRWHEIVEQIQAIINYTEISPTNIVFMGMGEPFMNTDEVFRAIVAINSDYGLRIGARRITVSTAGIPEGIKKLAALSIQVRLAISLNATTDSLRSKLMPINNRYPLNQLLATAHEYTITTGRRLTFEYVLLDGINNLIADAERLIKMLRNIPCKINLIPFNSFPGADFSPPHPDNVSKFAKLLFPHLPAVTIRKSRGSQVLAGCGQLASRFQNCDQQ; encoded by the coding sequence ATGACTGATATCAAAACGCTCGACTTGGACCAACTGCTTAATTTTGTATCCCAGATGAAATGGGAAAAATACCGTGCAATTCAAATTTATCAATGGCTCTGGCAGAAGAACGTTGAAAGTTTTGACCAGATGACCAACCTTAGCAAAACAATTCGTGCCCAATTGGCAGAACAATTTTATATCAGCCGGCTCAAACTGGGCCAGATTCAAACCAGCAACGATGGTGCCACCAAATTTACACTTGAACTTGAGGATCAAAATGTAATCGAAGCAGTACTAATTATTGAACAGAACCGGCGTACAATTTGTGTCTCTACGCAAGTTGGTTGTGCGCTCGGATGCCGTTTCTGTGCTACCGCCCGAATGGGATTCATACGCAACCTTCGCTGGCACGAAATTGTGGAACAGATTCAGGCAATAATTAACTACACTGAGATTTCACCAACGAATATTGTTTTCATGGGTATGGGGGAACCGTTTATGAACACAGATGAGGTTTTCAGGGCAATTGTCGCCATTAATTCTGATTATGGTCTAAGAATTGGAGCCAGACGTATCACAGTATCTACCGCTGGTATACCGGAAGGTATAAAGAAACTTGCTGCACTTTCAATTCAGGTTCGGCTGGCAATCTCGCTGAATGCTACTACTGATTCTCTCCGCTCAAAACTGATGCCAATCAATAACAGGTATCCCCTAAACCAACTGCTGGCAACGGCACATGAATATACAATAACCACTGGCCGAAGATTGACATTTGAATATGTTCTCCTAGATGGAATCAATAACCTGATTGCCGACGCCGAACGACTGATTAAAATGCTCAGAAATATTCCCTGCAAAATCAACCTTATTCCCTTCAATTCCTTCCCTGGCGCAGATTTCTCTCCCCCGCATCCAGATAATGTTTCGAAATTCGCTAAACTTCTCTTCCCTCATCTCCCCGCTGTTACTATTAGGAAATCTCGCGGCAGTCAGGTACTTGCCGGCTGTGGACAGCTAGCCAGCAGATTTCAAAATTGTGACCAGCAATGA
- the rodA gene encoding rod shape-determining protein RodA, whose translation MKKIDITLLGTTCLLVIIGLLAIYSSASSQYLFRQLIFLSIGITSLLIACFTPRRLIYGMAEIFYGLTLLLLILVLIFGSGPGAHRWFAIRIFNFQPSELAKISTVIILAKYLSYRRKMDFDFKTLAGPTAIIIPVVTLILLEPDLSTSISFLPMYAALLYWQGLRPLYILLLFIPVLSFIAGFSLYFWIPFFTIISIIVFLRLRFFQALAAIATSSFFGLLSPVFLSLLKDYQRARIKSFFAPWLDPHGMGWNIIQSQIAIGSGRIFGKGYLNGSQKRLGFLPNRHTDFIFSCIAEEFGLIGSIILLVIFGLLIYRLLLIAYKTRDQNGALITIGFAAIIGYHVFVNIGMLLGILPVTGITLPLISYGGSSLVVTMTMIGFALNVAMNSE comes from the coding sequence GTGAAAAAGATAGATATTACCCTCCTCGGAACAACCTGTCTCTTGGTCATTATCGGATTACTTGCTATTTACTCTTCCGCCAGCAGCCAGTATCTGTTTCGCCAGCTGATATTTCTATCCATCGGAATTACCAGTCTTTTAATTGCTTGCTTCACACCTCGAAGACTGATTTACGGTATGGCCGAAATTTTCTACGGTTTGACTTTACTTTTACTGATACTAGTATTGATTTTCGGAAGTGGCCCAGGTGCCCATCGATGGTTTGCTATAAGGATATTCAATTTTCAACCATCTGAACTAGCAAAGATCTCAACTGTAATTATTCTCGCTAAGTATCTCAGTTATCGCCGGAAGATGGATTTTGATTTTAAAACTCTTGCTGGACCGACCGCGATTATTATCCCCGTAGTAACTCTGATCCTTTTGGAACCGGATTTAAGCACATCGATTTCATTTCTGCCGATGTACGCAGCTCTGCTCTACTGGCAGGGACTACGACCGCTTTATATCCTGTTACTTTTTATACCAGTGTTATCCTTTATCGCTGGGTTCTCGCTTTATTTCTGGATCCCTTTTTTTACTATCATCTCTATAATTGTCTTTCTGCGCCTTCGGTTTTTCCAAGCACTCGCAGCTATTGCCACAAGTTCCTTCTTCGGATTACTTTCACCGGTATTTCTTTCCCTGCTTAAAGATTACCAGCGTGCTAGAATTAAGAGTTTTTTCGCACCGTGGTTAGATCCTCATGGAATGGGTTGGAACATAATTCAGTCTCAGATTGCCATCGGTTCAGGCAGAATTTTCGGCAAAGGCTACCTTAATGGTAGTCAAAAGAGGCTCGGATTTCTTCCCAACCGCCATACAGACTTCATATTTTCATGCATTGCAGAAGAATTTGGTTTAATTGGCAGCATAATCCTGCTAGTAATATTCGGTCTGCTTATTTACCGACTTCTGCTGATCGCATACAAAACTCGCGATCAAAACGGCGCACTAATAACTATCGGCTTTGCCGCCATCATCGGCTATCATGTATTTGTCAATATCGGGATGCTACTCGGCATTCTGCCCGTGACTGGCATAACGCTGCCCCTAATCAGCTATGGCGGTTCATCGTTGGTAGTAACCATGACAATGATTGGTTTTGCACTCAATGTTGCAATGAATTCTGAATAA
- the mrdA gene encoding penicillin-binding protein 2, with product MKDRLKRLCFILTTLLLILGARLIQLQIVQGKRYARLSDRNRIRKIVVPAPRGRIFDRNGILLADTRPTWTIAIIPTETNDSALALLSILLNRPQNELLRRLQPVSEVPAPIDILRNVSFDVIAKIEENNFRLPGVIVRVDHIRNYPFRNLYSHVIGYVGEITEEELSRDSSYRLLDYIGKTGIEVCYERFLRGRDGYKYVEVDARGREIGPLTEKRPEPYLPGKDIYLTIDHNLQQTAYNLISKYERAAVVAIAINTGEILCLVSFPDFDPNIFLAPLDPLQWNALISNKSKPFYNRAISSAYPPGSTFKPLVALLALEKHLITPHTQLLPCNGIFQYGNRKFKCWSAHGRLNLIGAIEQSCNVFFYQLGTKIKVDTLAEFCHKFGLGKYTNIDIPGENAGNIPDHDFLDRRYGKNKWTQGFMLNYCIGQGEVLVTALQLTQLYSCFANGGFYFRPYLVAKIESAGRTILINKPQRFEVEINQTNLNWIKNALTRVVEYGTGQAAQLQEITIAGKTGTAQNPPNPDHAWFVGYAPADNPEIAIAVIIENAGHGGAVAAPIVGELVRYYFTKRTLP from the coding sequence ATGAAAGATCGCCTGAAGCGACTCTGCTTTATCTTAACAACTCTCCTACTGATTCTCGGAGCAAGACTCATCCAACTTCAAATTGTTCAGGGAAAACGCTATGCCCGTCTAAGCGACCGTAACCGTATAAGAAAAATTGTCGTACCCGCACCCCGGGGGAGAATTTTCGATCGTAATGGTATATTGCTTGCCGACACTCGTCCCACTTGGACCATAGCAATCATCCCTACAGAAACTAATGACAGCGCCCTAGCATTACTGAGCATATTGCTTAACAGGCCGCAAAACGAATTGCTACGTCGCCTTCAACCGGTCTCAGAAGTTCCAGCTCCGATCGATATCTTGCGGAATGTATCTTTCGATGTAATTGCCAAAATCGAAGAAAACAATTTTCGTCTTCCGGGAGTTATCGTTAGAGTAGACCACATCCGTAATTATCCTTTTCGCAATTTGTATTCACATGTCATTGGTTATGTCGGCGAGATAACTGAAGAAGAACTTTCACGTGATTCCTCCTATCGTCTTCTCGATTATATAGGTAAGACCGGAATCGAAGTTTGTTATGAAAGATTCCTGCGTGGACGCGATGGCTACAAGTATGTCGAAGTGGACGCCCGGGGGCGGGAAATTGGACCGCTTACGGAAAAAAGACCCGAACCCTATCTTCCCGGAAAAGATATCTACCTGACAATTGACCACAACCTTCAGCAGACTGCATATAACTTGATAAGCAAGTACGAGCGCGCAGCTGTAGTTGCAATCGCAATCAATACCGGAGAAATTCTTTGTCTTGTTTCGTTCCCCGATTTTGATCCCAACATATTTCTTGCTCCACTTGATCCTTTACAATGGAATGCCTTGATATCCAATAAATCAAAACCATTCTATAATCGCGCCATTTCCTCAGCTTATCCCCCGGGCAGTACATTTAAGCCCCTTGTTGCTCTGTTAGCATTAGAGAAACACCTGATTACTCCGCACACTCAACTTCTCCCCTGCAATGGTATCTTTCAATATGGTAATCGTAAATTCAAATGCTGGTCTGCTCATGGCAGATTGAATTTAATTGGTGCAATAGAGCAGTCATGTAATGTTTTTTTCTACCAGCTGGGAACAAAAATTAAAGTTGATACGCTGGCGGAATTTTGTCACAAGTTTGGTCTAGGCAAATATACGAACATTGACATTCCTGGGGAAAACGCCGGGAATATTCCTGACCATGATTTTCTGGATCGGCGTTACGGAAAAAATAAATGGACGCAAGGGTTCATGCTAAATTACTGTATCGGGCAAGGAGAAGTCCTTGTAACCGCATTACAGCTAACTCAATTATACTCGTGTTTCGCCAATGGTGGATTCTACTTTCGACCATATCTGGTAGCAAAGATTGAATCAGCTGGCCGGACAATTCTAATTAACAAACCGCAGCGATTCGAAGTTGAAATAAATCAGACTAATCTTAACTGGATAAAGAATGCACTTACCCGTGTAGTTGAATATGGTACGGGTCAGGCAGCCCAGCTACAGGAAATTACGATCGCCGGGAAAACCGGCACCGCTCAGAATCCACCTAATCCTGACCACGCGTGGTTTGTCGGTTATGCTCCCGCTGATAATCCCGAAATTGCTATTGCGGTTATCATTGAAAATGCCGGACATGGCGGTGCCGTTGCAGCTCCGATAGTAGGCGAACTCGTTCGCTATTATTTCACAAAACGAACCCTCCCGTGA
- the mreC gene encoding rod shape-determining protein MreC: MPYKAAVSKYDRISLGIIILALLVNFIPPTSKLKLTHPLTETLLLPNRAISFLKTFIAANRNLTQRLTQIACELAVENARLKSTRNDTSTLSLGNTNLLSSQVIARDMNTLKRFLLLNRGTVHKIQIGATAITPEGIVGRIIAVSPHQSLVQTILEPGFRIAVLNSRSGELAICRPKYNNEDLLVLDYVNPNADFKIGDTILSSGLGGIFPKGLKIGIVIETPAVQDVFKKVFVKPFVTLSRVENIYIIVHNPYSPDTNSSLESLPFELNLPE; encoded by the coding sequence ATGCCCTATAAAGCAGCTGTTTCAAAATATGACCGTATCTCATTGGGGATAATTATTCTTGCACTGCTCGTCAATTTTATTCCCCCAACCTCCAAACTAAAGCTTACCCATCCACTGACTGAAACACTTCTGCTTCCCAATCGCGCAATATCGTTTCTCAAAACATTCATTGCCGCAAACCGAAATCTAACTCAACGACTGACCCAAATTGCCTGCGAGCTTGCTGTAGAAAACGCTCGACTTAAATCTACTAGAAATGACACTTCCACCTTATCATTAGGCAACACTAATTTACTTTCCTCCCAGGTCATTGCCCGAGATATGAATACTCTCAAAAGGTTTCTATTGCTTAACCGGGGTACTGTACATAAAATTCAAATCGGAGCGACTGCCATCACTCCTGAAGGAATAGTCGGGCGCATTATTGCAGTTTCTCCCCACCAATCACTTGTTCAGACAATCCTTGAACCCGGTTTTAGAATAGCAGTACTTAATAGCCGTAGTGGTGAATTAGCCATCTGCAGACCAAAATATAATAATGAGGACCTATTGGTTCTTGATTATGTAAATCCCAATGCCGATTTTAAAATCGGAGACACTATTCTTTCTTCCGGATTGGGAGGCATATTCCCAAAAGGTCTGAAAATTGGGATTGTAATTGAAACCCCCGCTGTGCAAGATGTGTTTAAAAAAGTATTTGTCAAACCGTTTGTTACGCTCTCGAGAGTCGAAAATATTTACATCATTGTCCATAATCCCTATTCACCAGATACTAATTCATCATTGGAAAGCTTACCTTTTGAACTTAACTTGCCAGAATAG
- a CDS encoding rod shape-determining protein: MILNSIIQNITERFVNDIAIDLGTSSTLIYVRGKGIALREPSIVAVDEVTHEVVAVGTEAKRMLGRTPEGIRAVRPMKDGVIADFSMVEIMLKSFISMVQRKKLFVRPRVIVCVPSGITEVEKRAVRDSIEASGAREIYMVSEPIAAAIGAGLPVDAPTGNMIVDIGGGTTEIAVVALSGVVNAASIRVAGDEMDEAIINYIKKNYNLIIGEQTAESIKITIGSAYATGTEENMEVKGRDLVSGIPKTIRITSTKVRESLEEPVSLIIDAVRLALEKTPPELAADIVDRGIYMCGGGSLLRGLDLLIKEETNLPVYVAENPIESVVRGAGRILENIGLHEKLILRSK; the protein is encoded by the coding sequence ATGATTCTAAATTCGATCATTCAGAATATTACCGAAAGGTTTGTAAATGACATCGCCATCGACTTGGGAACTTCATCAACCTTAATATATGTTCGAGGCAAAGGGATAGCACTTCGTGAACCATCTATAGTGGCAGTTGATGAAGTGACTCATGAGGTAGTTGCCGTTGGAACTGAAGCCAAACGAATGCTTGGCCGAACACCAGAAGGTATAAGGGCAGTAAGACCGATGAAAGATGGAGTAATTGCAGACTTTAGCATGGTAGAAATCATGCTGAAGTCATTCATCAGTATGGTTCAAAGAAAGAAACTCTTTGTCCGACCACGGGTAATCGTCTGCGTGCCATCAGGGATAACCGAAGTTGAAAAACGGGCTGTACGCGATTCTATCGAAGCTTCGGGTGCTAGAGAAATTTATATGGTTTCAGAACCGATTGCAGCAGCAATTGGCGCCGGTTTACCAGTAGACGCTCCAACTGGCAATATGATTGTCGATATTGGTGGAGGTACTACAGAAATCGCAGTTGTAGCATTAAGCGGAGTGGTAAATGCTGCATCAATACGCGTTGCCGGTGATGAAATGGATGAGGCAATTATAAACTACATTAAAAAGAATTATAATCTTATTATTGGTGAGCAAACAGCTGAAAGTATAAAAATAACCATTGGCTCTGCTTATGCAACAGGTACAGAGGAAAATATGGAAGTTAAAGGCCGGGATCTTGTTTCTGGTATTCCCAAAACGATTAGGATTACATCTACAAAGGTCCGTGAATCCTTGGAGGAACCGGTATCTCTTATTATAGATGCTGTGCGATTGGCGCTAGAAAAAACACCGCCTGAGCTCGCTGCTGATATTGTTGACCGTGGCATATACATGTGCGGCGGGGGATCCCTCTTGAGGGGGCTGGACTTATTGATCAAAGAAGAAACTAATCTGCCAGTATATGTTGCCGAAAATCCCATTGAAAGTGTAGTACGGGGTGCCGGCAGGATTCTGGAAAATATCGGACTTCATGAAAAATTGATCCTGCGCTCTAAATAA
- the purM gene encoding phosphoribosylformylglycinamidine cyclo-ligase — MLYRDAGVDVTRMQQVKQCIAHMVTSTFSPYVVSEIGHFASLCRLPKMENPLVVASCDGVGTKLLIAKMMRKFDTVGVDLVNHCVNDILTLGAKPLFFLDYIAHADLSNEQIALIVKGVVRGCKYNDCALVGGETAMMPDVYKTGDFDLVGFIVGVVEQNSVIDANRLKPGDLVIGLPSSGLHTNGYSLVRKIFFQQHKFTLNSRLKGLKKSLGEELLRPHRSYYKKVYPLLGEIKAIAHITGGGFYENIQRLLPPERSCVIKKSAWPVPRLFRYIQMLGSIPDTEMFRTFNMGIGMVIFVEPSRLDKIMSTIGRVYIIGKIVRGNFGVELI; from the coding sequence ATGCTTTATCGTGACGCCGGCGTGGACGTAACTAGGATGCAGCAGGTTAAACAGTGTATTGCCCATATGGTCACTTCTACCTTTTCCCCATATGTAGTTTCGGAGATCGGGCATTTCGCGTCACTTTGCAGGTTGCCTAAAATGGAAAACCCGCTGGTAGTTGCAAGCTGTGATGGAGTAGGGACGAAGTTATTAATCGCTAAAATGATGCGTAAGTTTGATACAGTAGGTGTGGATCTTGTAAATCACTGTGTTAACGATATTCTAACTTTGGGAGCTAAGCCACTTTTCTTTCTTGATTACATTGCTCACGCTGATTTATCCAATGAGCAAATCGCTCTCATTGTCAAGGGAGTGGTTCGCGGATGTAAATATAATGATTGTGCTCTAGTCGGTGGAGAAACTGCGATGATGCCTGATGTTTACAAAACTGGTGATTTTGACTTGGTGGGGTTTATTGTCGGTGTCGTTGAACAGAATTCGGTTATTGATGCTAACCGGTTAAAACCTGGTGATCTGGTTATAGGGCTTCCTTCTTCCGGCCTCCATACAAACGGTTATTCACTGGTCAGAAAGATTTTTTTCCAACAACATAAATTTACGCTGAATTCCCGGCTAAAAGGGTTAAAAAAGTCACTTGGAGAGGAACTTTTGCGTCCGCATCGTTCATATTATAAAAAAGTTTACCCCCTGTTAGGAGAAATTAAGGCGATTGCTCATATAACAGGGGGCGGGTTTTATGAGAATATCCAGCGACTTTTACCCCCAGAACGGTCCTGCGTTATTAAGAAATCTGCTTGGCCAGTACCCCGGCTTTTTCGTTATATACAGATGCTCGGAAGTATTCCGGATACAGAGATGTTCCGTACCTTTAACATGGGTATTGGGATGGTAATTTTTGTTGAACCATCCAGACTTGATAAAATAATGTCTACAATCGGGCGAGTCTACATCATTGGTAAGATTGTAAGAGGTAATTTTGGCGTAGAACTTATTTAA
- a CDS encoding tyrosine recombinase, producing MFSKNSKLGYLIEHSRLLEQFSHYLLAERGLTHLSVISYLNDCKQFLCFYPQLDEKPTLMKTELIRQFIQKLTELGLAKTTIARKLISLRMLCNFIEQEYNITVPGIESLKTPRQTRRLPTVLTQMEINHLIKSTEKIPDRFASTRAKALLEIAYGAGLRVSELSNLTLSDINFNERFVRIIGKRSKERIVPLGKHALRAVKDYLIFRRRSNNKSPSPYLFVNHRGGKLSRMGIWKILGICVRLAGFSKRITPHTLRHSFATHLLEGGADLRAVQEMLGHANIATTQVYTHIDTSYLQDVYKTFHPRG from the coding sequence ATGTTCTCGAAAAATTCTAAGCTCGGCTATTTAATTGAGCACTCCCGGCTACTGGAACAATTTTCACATTATTTACTTGCTGAACGTGGACTAACTCATCTGTCTGTAATAAGTTATCTTAACGACTGCAAACAATTTCTATGTTTCTATCCCCAGCTAGATGAAAAACCTACACTCATGAAAACCGAACTAATACGGCAGTTTATTCAGAAGCTTACCGAATTGGGCCTTGCGAAAACAACTATCGCGCGCAAGCTAATATCACTCAGAATGTTATGTAATTTTATTGAACAAGAATACAATATAACTGTTCCGGGAATAGAGAGCTTGAAAACACCAAGACAGACAAGACGTTTACCAACTGTGTTGACACAGATGGAAATTAACCACTTAATTAAATCAACGGAGAAAATACCCGACCGTTTTGCATCGACGCGTGCAAAAGCGCTACTGGAAATTGCTTATGGAGCAGGCTTGCGCGTATCGGAACTATCAAACCTTACATTAAGTGATATTAATTTCAACGAAAGATTTGTGCGCATTATCGGCAAAAGATCTAAAGAACGTATTGTCCCCTTGGGGAAACACGCATTAAGAGCTGTGAAAGATTATTTGATATTCCGACGCCGGTCTAATAATAAATCGCCATCACCATATCTTTTTGTTAACCATCGGGGAGGAAAGCTAAGTCGAATGGGTATTTGGAAGATTTTGGGAATTTGTGTTCGACTCGCTGGATTTTCTAAACGTATCACACCCCATACCCTTCGTCATTCTTTTGCAACTCATCTCTTGGAAGGAGGTGCTGACCTGAGAGCGGTCCAAGAGATGCTCGGTCATGCTAATATCGCAACCACGCAAGTTTATACTCACATTGATACTTCTTATCTGCAAGATGTATATAAAACCTTTCATCCTCGCGGTTAG
- the nadB gene encoding L-aspartate oxidase, producing the protein MRADEELSVDYLVIGSGIAGLWFAWKAGKFGEVLIVTKKDSAESNTNYAQGGIAAAIAEDDSPRLHYEDTIRTGAGLAHPDIVEIVTSAGPRLVNELWNLGIEFSIKIDATGQKKFDLGREGGHRRRRIVHAQDATGQAIEKGLLAAVRSMSTIHTLEEHFTVDILLDQDGNCAGALILEKSTGRLKKIKANACLLATGGVGQVYRHTTNPAIATGDGIAIAYRAGALIANMEFIQFHPTALYGHKLNDRVFLISEAVRGEGALLKTRDGREFMSAYHPDGPLAPRDIVARAIAAEMLRRGDEFVLLDCTMISRERLVERFPNIYETCMKLGIDIAKTPIPVVPAAHYVCGGIAVNSWGESSINRLFCAGECACTGLHGANRLASNSLLEALVFAERAAISATEKYPPVNKPKAPQLSYNLRPKRIVEISDQTLLTLANRLRNIMWQYAGIIRSDAGLNTALCELNRLKDEIPIIARCNSVPVMEMQNMLIVAQLIVICSQIRKESRGLHYNQDHPFPDEKFELDTVISVNKFNVLEKF; encoded by the coding sequence ATGAGAGCCGATGAAGAACTATCAGTTGATTACCTAGTTATAGGTTCTGGTATAGCAGGCCTCTGGTTTGCTTGGAAGGCAGGTAAGTTCGGTGAGGTTCTCATCGTTACTAAGAAGGATAGTGCCGAATCGAATACAAATTATGCTCAGGGCGGGATCGCTGCAGCAATTGCTGAAGATGATTCCCCTCGACTCCACTACGAAGACACGATACGAACAGGCGCAGGACTTGCGCACCCAGATATCGTTGAAATTGTAACATCTGCGGGACCGAGACTTGTTAATGAATTATGGAATTTAGGAATTGAATTTTCCATCAAAATCGATGCTACCGGGCAAAAAAAATTTGATCTCGGACGGGAGGGGGGGCATCGCCGACGAAGGATCGTCCATGCCCAAGACGCAACAGGGCAGGCAATTGAAAAAGGACTGTTAGCAGCAGTTCGCTCAATGAGTACCATCCATACCCTAGAAGAACATTTCACAGTTGACATTTTGTTAGATCAGGATGGTAATTGCGCGGGTGCGCTTATATTAGAAAAATCGACAGGCCGGTTGAAAAAAATCAAGGCAAATGCATGCTTATTGGCTACTGGTGGTGTGGGACAAGTATATCGCCACACTACTAATCCTGCAATCGCTACCGGCGACGGAATTGCCATAGCTTATCGTGCGGGGGCTTTAATAGCCAACATGGAATTTATACAGTTTCACCCCACAGCTCTTTATGGCCACAAACTTAATGACCGCGTTTTTTTAATATCTGAAGCAGTACGAGGAGAGGGGGCATTATTAAAGACCCGTGACGGACGAGAATTCATGAGTGCCTATCATCCTGACGGCCCATTAGCCCCGCGAGACATTGTCGCAAGAGCCATTGCTGCAGAAATGCTTCGCCGAGGCGATGAATTCGTCTTACTTGATTGTACTATGATATCTCGTGAGCGTTTGGTCGAGAGATTTCCTAATATCTATGAAACCTGCATGAAACTTGGTATTGATATTGCCAAAACGCCCATACCAGTAGTTCCAGCCGCTCATTATGTGTGTGGCGGAATAGCAGTTAATTCCTGGGGCGAAAGTTCAATTAACCGATTGTTTTGCGCAGGGGAATGCGCATGTACTGGATTGCATGGTGCGAACCGACTAGCATCAAATTCGCTCTTGGAAGCTTTAGTATTCGCCGAACGAGCTGCGATAAGCGCGACTGAGAAATATCCACCAGTAAATAAACCTAAAGCGCCGCAGTTAAGTTATAATCTGAGACCCAAGCGTATTGTTGAGATATCAGATCAGACCTTGCTCACACTGGCTAACCGTTTGCGAAACATAATGTGGCAATATGCCGGCATAATACGATCAGATGCAGGATTGAATACCGCTCTTTGCGAATTAAATCGATTGAAAGACGAAATTCCTATCATCGCACGTTGTAATTCGGTGCCCGTGATGGAAATGCAAAATATGCTTATCGTCGCACAACTGATAGTTATTTGCTCTCAAATACGCAAAGAATCACGCGGACTGCATTACAATCAAGATCATCCGTTTCCAGATGAAAAGTTTGAACTTGATACTGTTATTTCAGTAAATAAATTCAATGTTCTCGAAAAATTCTAA